A single genomic interval of Helianthus annuus cultivar XRQ/B chromosome 6, HanXRQr2.0-SUNRISE, whole genome shotgun sequence harbors:
- the LOC110865788 gene encoding reticulon-like protein B6, whose product MCDCIALLLKDQINEGCLYLREMTTGRDIKRFLTVIFTLWVVSVIGGWFEFLTLVYILFVVLLTAPLLYERNENLVDAYGEKAGNEIMEVLQKLPLPFLKNNKQH is encoded by the exons ATGTGTGATTGTATTGCCCTCCTTCTGAAAGATCAGATCAATGAAGGCTGCTTGTACTTGAGGGAGATGACTACTGGGAGGGACATAAAAAGATTTTTAACT GTGATATTCACCCTGTGGGTGGTCTCAGTCATCGGTGGTTGGTTCGAGTTTTTGACCCTTGTGTATATCT TGTTTGTGGTGCTGTTGACTGCACCACTGTTGTACGAGCGGAATGAAAATCTGGTGGATGCTTATGGCGAAAAGGCGGGCAATGAAATCATGGAGGTTCTCCAGAAACTTCCACTGCCATTTCTCAAGAACAACAAGCAGCATTGA